Proteins encoded by one window of Vitreimonas flagellata:
- a CDS encoding NAD-glutamate dehydrogenase has translation MDAAARAELPQTADQFISTATQGPWPAFRVNGVIDPAAEAFLRGLYDDASADELGDLTLADLAALAHEFWLWRGERTPEQQSTRIRPGIGAGGRALDRDILEIVGPDMPFLVDSVMGELADQGIAALAMFHPLAPAPSGQGRESLIQVHLPRLSPQRAKALHDGVRASLGDVRAAVKDFQGMRQRMLECAEELEGARTNAPAEEVAESVALLRWLAADKFTFLGSRDYKYQRLPDGSYKADEPEILSATCLGVLRDLELYVLRSSAEPMMLTPELRRLMDEPTPLVVSKSTIRARVHRRTTADFVSVKRYNDKGEAIGEVRFVGLFTSESFTEPTRNIPILRRKAEWVMEQAGFAAGGHNSKTLRKIIEYYPREELWQMSREDLLAISRGILHLLDRPRARVFTRRDRFNRFATALAYIPKDRFNSELRERVGEAIARRYGGVVESFQPQLGEGQLARVLFVIGDIDKTRADPDAQALDVEVAALTHTWDDAFNDALLRTDLFSAAAREQVESRFDGAFTAAYRERYPVNEALIDTAQILTAGDDEIIRARAYRLADDAENTMRCKFYARGDVLALSATVPILENMGLFVDSEVNFELQLKADALHPGQRIHVHDIETRSADGKPIDLARAGKQFEEAFAAIWTGKAENDGFNRLILALPCSWREAALVRALARYRQQTGLDPTQAVQEQALANNTKIAALILAFFKARFDPNLPETMETRESRSSKLEFLIEAALNEVVSLDEDRALRRIAQLVKATRRTNYYQPGADGQPKAYMSFKIDSHAVAELPAPKPYREIWVASPQVEGVHLRFGPVARGGLRWSDRRDDFRTEVLDLVKAQQVKNAIIVPVGAKGGFFPKRLPARGAPGFQEAGVEAYKTFLRGLLDITDNIVGEGVKAPEKVVRWDSDDAYLVVAADKGTATFSDIANGVSAEYGHWLGDAFASGGSVGYDHKAMGITAKGAWEAVKRHFREIGKDIHTQEFTVIGVGDMSGDVFGNGMLLSRKIKLLAAFDHRDIFIDPNPADVEATWVERKRLFDTPRTSWQDYNKALISKGGGVFSRSLKAIDISPEIAALTGIDKPSVTPTELMHALLLSQCELLWFGGIGNYIKARSEGHAEVGDKANDAIRVDGEDVRAQVIGEGANLGVTQKGRIAFARNGGRINTDAIDNSAGVDTSDHEVNIKILLGDAIRSGALKADARDKLLESMTDEVGALVLEDNYNQTGAISIAQTSAAADLDSHERFIQRLEAAGKLSRRVEGLPLTADIASLRAAKQGLTRPELAKLVAYAKIDLFDAIVASDAPNDPAFREPLKAYFPKELWRFEPQMQTHRLRREIIATKWADDVVNRAGPSFVDRIRDISRADAVTVARAFEATRRIFDLEPLVDRINALDNKAPAAAQIALHQRVGGALRRGTIYLARNGGFDRDNPPSILDVVKLYREPVEAQRKTLLDDLSAIEQQRVDTRRKSLLDLGAPADLAEEAALLSPLTLSLDVADLARRASWPIHPASTLHCVIGAELGLDALRDAAMNMRLDQHWDRLVVRRAADDFGEMQLKLAEAAAKAIGAPKQADAASVAQAAKQWLGSLGQPAMRAHAAFAELNAQGPWTFAKLMLISAEFNALTSAVR, from the coding sequence ATGGACGCCGCTGCGCGTGCGGAACTTCCGCAAACCGCCGACCAATTCATTTCAACCGCAACCCAGGGCCCTTGGCCGGCCTTTCGTGTCAACGGTGTCATTGATCCGGCCGCCGAAGCTTTCCTCCGTGGGCTCTATGATGACGCCTCCGCCGACGAATTGGGCGATCTGACGCTCGCCGATCTCGCAGCTCTGGCGCACGAATTCTGGCTTTGGCGTGGTGAGCGGACGCCGGAGCAGCAATCGACACGCATTCGCCCCGGCATCGGCGCCGGCGGTCGCGCGCTCGATCGCGATATTCTCGAGATCGTCGGCCCGGACATGCCGTTCCTCGTTGACTCGGTGATGGGCGAATTGGCCGACCAAGGCATCGCCGCCCTCGCCATGTTCCACCCCTTAGCGCCGGCGCCGAGCGGGCAGGGCCGTGAGTCACTCATTCAAGTGCACCTGCCGCGCCTCTCACCGCAGCGCGCGAAGGCGCTGCATGACGGGGTGCGCGCCTCGTTGGGCGACGTGCGCGCGGCGGTGAAAGATTTCCAAGGCATGCGCCAGCGTATGCTGGAATGCGCGGAGGAACTTGAAGGCGCGCGAACCAATGCGCCGGCTGAAGAGGTCGCGGAATCGGTGGCTCTGTTGCGCTGGCTCGCGGCCGACAAATTCACCTTCCTCGGGTCTCGAGATTATAAATATCAGCGTCTGCCGGACGGCAGCTACAAGGCCGATGAGCCGGAAATCCTTTCTGCGACGTGCCTCGGCGTGCTGCGCGATCTTGAGCTTTATGTGCTGCGCAGCTCCGCCGAGCCGATGATGCTGACGCCGGAATTGCGCCGGCTGATGGATGAGCCCACGCCGCTTGTCGTGTCGAAATCCACGATCCGCGCGCGCGTGCACCGCCGCACCACCGCCGATTTCGTGAGCGTGAAGCGCTACAACGACAAGGGCGAGGCGATTGGCGAAGTGCGCTTCGTGGGCCTCTTCACCAGCGAGAGCTTCACCGAGCCGACGCGCAATATTCCGATCCTGCGCCGCAAGGCTGAATGGGTGATGGAGCAGGCAGGTTTCGCGGCCGGCGGTCACAATTCGAAGACACTGCGCAAGATCATCGAATATTATCCGCGCGAAGAGCTCTGGCAGATGTCGCGCGAGGATCTGCTCGCCATCTCGCGTGGCATTCTGCATTTGCTCGATCGCCCGCGCGCCCGCGTGTTCACCCGCCGCGATCGCTTCAACCGCTTCGCCACGGCGCTCGCTTACATTCCAAAAGATCGCTTCAATTCCGAACTGCGCGAGCGTGTCGGCGAGGCGATCGCGCGGCGCTATGGCGGCGTGGTCGAAAGTTTCCAGCCGCAACTCGGCGAAGGCCAACTCGCGCGCGTGCTGTTCGTGATTGGCGACATCGACAAGACGCGCGCCGATCCGGATGCCCAGGCGCTCGATGTCGAGGTGGCGGCGCTCACACACACCTGGGACGATGCGTTCAACGACGCGCTGTTGCGCACAGACTTGTTCAGCGCCGCCGCGCGCGAGCAAGTCGAGAGCCGCTTCGATGGCGCGTTCACGGCGGCCTACCGCGAGCGTTATCCGGTCAACGAGGCTTTGATCGACACGGCGCAGATTTTGACGGCGGGCGATGACGAGATCATCCGCGCGCGCGCCTATCGCCTTGCCGACGACGCCGAAAACACGATGCGCTGCAAATTCTATGCGCGCGGCGATGTGTTGGCGCTTTCGGCCACGGTGCCGATCCTTGAGAACATGGGCCTCTTCGTCGACTCGGAAGTGAATTTCGAGCTGCAGCTGAAGGCCGATGCGCTGCATCCAGGCCAACGCATCCATGTGCACGACATCGAAACGCGCTCCGCCGATGGCAAGCCGATCGATCTCGCCCGCGCCGGCAAGCAATTCGAAGAAGCCTTCGCTGCTATCTGGACGGGTAAGGCCGAGAATGACGGCTTCAACCGTCTGATCCTGGCGCTGCCGTGCTCATGGCGCGAAGCGGCGCTCGTGCGGGCTTTGGCGCGCTATCGCCAACAAACCGGCCTTGATCCGACGCAAGCGGTACAAGAGCAGGCGCTCGCCAACAACACGAAGATCGCAGCGCTTATCCTCGCGTTCTTCAAAGCGCGCTTCGATCCGAATTTGCCGGAGACGATGGAGACGCGCGAGTCACGCAGCTCGAAACTCGAATTCCTGATCGAAGCGGCGCTGAACGAAGTCGTCAGCTTGGATGAGGATCGTGCGCTGCGCCGTATAGCGCAGCTCGTGAAAGCGACCCGCCGCACGAATTATTATCAACCGGGCGCCGATGGGCAGCCGAAGGCGTATATGTCGTTCAAGATCGACAGCCACGCCGTTGCCGAATTGCCGGCGCCGAAACCGTACCGAGAAATCTGGGTCGCCAGCCCGCAGGTCGAAGGTGTGCATCTGCGCTTCGGCCCAGTGGCGCGCGGCGGCTTGCGCTGGTCCGATCGCCGCGACGATTTCCGCACCGAAGTGCTCGATCTCGTCAAAGCGCAGCAAGTGAAGAACGCCATCATCGTGCCGGTCGGCGCGAAGGGCGGCTTCTTCCCGAAGCGCCTGCCCGCACGCGGCGCGCCTGGCTTTCAAGAGGCGGGCGTCGAAGCCTACAAGACGTTCCTGCGCGGCTTGCTTGACATCACCGACAACATTGTCGGCGAAGGCGTGAAGGCGCCGGAAAAAGTGGTGCGCTGGGATAGCGATGACGCTTACCTCGTCGTCGCCGCCGACAAAGGCACCGCGACCTTCTCCGACATCGCCAACGGTGTTAGCGCCGAATACGGCCATTGGCTGGGCGACGCGTTCGCGTCGGGCGGCTCGGTTGGCTACGACCACAAAGCGATGGGCATCACCGCCAAGGGCGCGTGGGAAGCGGTGAAGCGTCACTTCCGCGAAATCGGCAAGGACATCCACACGCAAGAATTCACCGTCATCGGCGTCGGCGACATGTCGGGCGACGTGTTCGGCAACGGCATGTTGCTGTCGCGCAAGATCAAATTGCTCGCCGCGTTCGATCACCGCGATATCTTCATAGATCCGAATCCGGCCGATGTTGAAGCGACGTGGGTGGAGCGCAAGCGCCTGTTCGATACGCCGCGCACGTCCTGGCAGGATTATAACAAGGCGCTGATTTCCAAGGGCGGCGGCGTGTTCTCGCGCAGCCTGAAGGCGATCGACATTTCGCCCGAGATCGCCGCGCTCACAGGCATCGATAAGCCGTCCGTGACGCCCACGGAATTGATGCACGCGCTGTTGCTCAGCCAATGCGAGCTGCTCTGGTTCGGCGGCATCGGTAATTACATCAAGGCGCGCAGCGAAGGTCATGCCGAGGTCGGCGACAAAGCCAATGACGCGATCCGTGTCGATGGCGAAGATGTGCGCGCGCAGGTGATCGGCGAAGGCGCGAACCTTGGCGTCACGCAGAAGGGCCGCATCGCGTTCGCACGCAATGGGGGGCGCATCAACACGGACGCGATCGACAATAGCGCCGGCGTCGATACGTCGGATCACGAGGTCAACATCAAGATCCTCTTGGGCGATGCGATCCGCAGTGGCGCGCTGAAAGCCGATGCACGTGACAAATTGCTTGAATCGATGACCGACGAAGTCGGTGCGCTGGTGCTGGAAGACAATTACAACCAAACCGGCGCCATCAGCATCGCGCAAACCAGCGCCGCGGCCGATCTCGATAGCCACGAGCGCTTCATTCAGCGCCTAGAGGCCGCAGGCAAACTCTCGCGCCGCGTCGAGGGTTTGCCGCTGACGGCTGACATCGCCTCGCTTCGCGCCGCCAAGCAGGGGCTGACACGCCCCGAACTCGCGAAGCTGGTCGCCTATGCCAAGATCGATCTATTCGATGCGATCGTGGCGTCTGACGCGCCGAACGATCCGGCGTTCAGGGAGCCGCTCAAAGCGTACTTCCCGAAAGAACTCTGGAGGTTCGAGCCGCAAATGCAGACACACCGTCTGCGACGCGAAATCATCGCTACCAAATGGGCCGATGACGTCGTCAACCGCGCCGGGCCGTCCTTCGTGGATCGCATTCGCGATATTTCGCGCGCCGACGCTGTCACGGTGGCGCGCGCGTTTGAAGCCACGCGCCGCATCTTCGATCTCGAACCCTTGGTCGATCGCATCAACGCGCTGGACAACAAGGCGCCGGCTGCCGCGCAAATCGCGTTGCACCAACGTGTTGGTGGCGCACTTCGCCGTGGCACGATCTATCTGGCCCGCAATGGCGGCTTCGATCGCGACAATCCGCCGTCGATCCTCGACGTGGTGAAGCTCTATCGCGAGCCGGTCGAAGCGCAGCGCAAGACGTTGCTCGATGACCTTTCCGCGATCGAACAGCAGCGCGTCGATACGCGTCGCAAGAGCCTGCTCGATCTCGGCGCACCGGCTGATCTGGCGGAGGAGGCTGCACTTCTTTCGCCGCTCACGCTCTCGCTCGACGTGGCCGATCTGGCGCGGCGGGCGTCTTGGCCGATCCATCCGGCGTCGACGTTGCATTGCGTGATCGGCGCCGAGCTTGGCCTCGACGCGCTGCGAGATGCGGCGATGAACATGCGCCTCGATCAGCACTGGGATCGATTGGTGGTGCGTCGCGCCGCTGACGATTTCGGCGAGATGCAGTTGAAGCTGGCTGAAGCCGCCGCGAAGGCGATCGGTGCGCCCAAGCAAGCGGATGCTGCGTCGGTGGCGCAGGCGGCTAAGCAATGGCTGGGCTCGCTTGGTCAGCCGGCGATGCGTGCGCATGCGGCGTTTGCCGAGCTGAACGCGCAAGGGCCGTGGACGTTTGCGAAGCTGATGCTGATCTCAGCCGAGTTCAACGCACTCACAAGCGCGGTACGCTAA
- a CDS encoding dienelactone hydrolase family protein: MSLGIIALIWALMGASMPAAAETLQDRVELLAPHFSVTRPEGDGPFPVLIMLHGCGGPRPFLDHTAEAAMRAGAAVINVDSYRPRRISRVSALATVCTGARLQGRERAGDLYAAMAWARQQSWADRTRLSAIGWSHGAWTIMDALALRSGAEMQRATGLEDLPDEPLEGLSAALIVYPYTGIGSFAGRREWRLAPRSTAIIAQHDYIVGQTRSALERQRLRSPSLDLVLFEGATHAFEDPQASDPRVRYNPAATAREHTMIRDMIAAM, from the coding sequence ATGAGTTTGGGCATCATCGCGCTGATATGGGCGCTGATGGGTGCAAGCATGCCGGCCGCCGCCGAGACATTGCAGGATCGCGTTGAGCTGCTGGCGCCGCATTTCAGCGTGACCCGGCCCGAGGGCGACGGCCCGTTTCCGGTTCTGATCATGCTGCATGGCTGCGGCGGGCCGCGTCCGTTTCTGGATCACACCGCCGAGGCCGCAATGCGGGCGGGTGCTGCCGTGATCAATGTCGATTCATATCGGCCGCGCCGCATCAGCCGTGTTTCTGCGCTAGCGACCGTCTGCACCGGTGCACGGCTGCAAGGCCGCGAACGCGCCGGCGATCTTTACGCGGCGATGGCCTGGGCGCGTCAGCAAAGCTGGGCGGATCGCACGCGCCTCTCCGCGATCGGCTGGAGCCACGGCGCCTGGACCATCATGGATGCGCTTGCGCTGCGCTCCGGCGCTGAGATGCAACGCGCAACGGGGCTAGAAGATCTGCCCGATGAACCGCTTGAAGGCTTGAGCGCCGCGCTGATCGTTTATCCCTACACAGGCATCGGCTCGTTCGCCGGACGTCGCGAGTGGCGGCTTGCGCCGCGCAGCACGGCGATCATTGCGCAGCACGATTATATCGTCGGCCAAACGCGCAGCGCACTGGAGCGGCAGCGCCTGCGCAGCCCTTCGCTTGATCTGGTCCTCTTCGAAGGCGCCACGCACGCCTTCGAAGACCCGCAAGCCAGCGACCCGCGCGTGCGCTACAATCCCGCTGCAACCGCGCGCGAGCACACCATGATCCGCGATATGATCGCAGCGATGTAG
- the purH gene encoding bifunctional phosphoribosylaminoimidazolecarboxamide formyltransferase/IMP cyclohydrolase has protein sequence MTNILPIKRALISVSDKTGLIDHAKALSGLGAALISTGGTKKAIADAGLRVDDVSAVTGFPEMMDGRVKTLHPKVHGGLLALRDNAEHAGAMKEHGIEAFDVLYVNLYPFEETVARGADFDTCIENIDIGGPAMIRAAAKNYGFIAVATDADDMAAILEEAKTHGGTTLALRKKLAAKAFSRTGAYDAAISSWYADQLGETTPIWRSLGGKLKQTLRYGENPHQHAAFYTTAEQRFGVATAKQLQGKELSYNNLNDTDAAFELVSEFDPSESAAVAIIKHANPCGVATGGSLLEAYQRALECDSTSAFGGIVALNRRLDKAAAEAIADIFTEVVIAPEADEDAVAVFAKKKNLRLLVTGGLPDPATPGLSIKTIAGGFLAQNRDNGRIKAADLKFVTKKQPTDAQVRDMIFAFKVAKHVKSNAIIYVKDAATVGVGAGQMSRVDSARVARLKAEDVAHANGWREPKTIGSVCASDAFFPFPDGLLQAVQAGSTAVIQPGGSIRDDEVIKAADEAEIAMAFTGMRHFRH, from the coding sequence ATGACCAACATTCTCCCCATCAAGCGCGCCCTTATTTCGGTGTCGGACAAGACTGGCCTGATCGATCACGCCAAGGCGCTCTCGGGCCTGGGCGCAGCGCTCATCTCCACCGGCGGCACCAAGAAGGCGATCGCCGATGCGGGGCTGAGGGTCGATGACGTCAGCGCTGTCACCGGTTTTCCGGAAATGATGGATGGCAGGGTGAAGACGCTGCACCCGAAAGTGCATGGCGGCTTGCTGGCGCTGCGCGACAATGCCGAGCACGCCGGCGCCATGAAAGAGCACGGCATCGAAGCGTTCGACGTGCTCTACGTGAACCTCTATCCGTTTGAAGAGACGGTCGCGCGCGGCGCCGATTTCGACACCTGCATTGAGAACATCGACATTGGCGGCCCAGCGATGATCCGAGCCGCCGCAAAGAATTACGGCTTCATCGCCGTCGCCACCGATGCGGACGACATGGCCGCGATCCTCGAAGAAGCGAAAACGCATGGCGGCACCACGCTCGCGCTGCGCAAGAAGCTCGCGGCGAAAGCCTTCTCTCGCACCGGCGCGTATGACGCGGCGATTTCGTCTTGGTATGCGGATCAGCTTGGCGAGACCACGCCCATTTGGCGCTCGCTCGGCGGCAAGCTGAAGCAAACCTTGCGCTATGGCGAAAACCCGCACCAGCATGCGGCGTTCTACACAACGGCCGAGCAACGCTTCGGCGTCGCCACGGCCAAGCAGCTGCAAGGCAAAGAACTCAGCTACAATAACCTCAACGACACCGACGCTGCGTTCGAATTGGTTTCCGAGTTTGATCCCAGCGAAAGTGCCGCTGTCGCCATCATCAAGCACGCCAATCCATGCGGCGTGGCGACGGGCGGCAGTCTGCTCGAAGCATATCAGCGCGCGCTGGAATGCGATTCCACGTCGGCGTTCGGCGGCATCGTCGCGCTCAACCGCCGCTTGGACAAAGCGGCTGCGGAAGCGATCGCCGATATCTTCACCGAAGTCGTGATCGCGCCGGAAGCGGATGAAGATGCGGTCGCGGTGTTCGCGAAGAAGAAGAACCTTCGCTTGCTCGTCACCGGCGGTCTGCCTGATCCGGCCACACCGGGCTTGTCGATCAAGACCATCGCTGGTGGCTTCCTTGCACAAAACCGCGACAATGGCCGAATCAAAGCCGCCGACCTTAAATTCGTCACGAAGAAGCAGCCGACTGACGCCCAAGTGCGCGACATGATCTTCGCGTTCAAGGTGGCCAAGCACGTGAAGTCGAACGCGATCATCTATGTGAAGGACGCCGCCACTGTCGGCGTCGGCGCGGGCCAAATGAGCCGCGTGGATTCCGCGCGCGTGGCGCGCTTGAAGGCAGAGGATGTCGCCCACGCCAATGGCTGGCGCGAACCGAAGACGATCGGTTCGGTCTGCGCGTCCGACGCATTCTTCCCCTTCCCCGACGGCTTGCTGCAAGCCGTGCAAGCGGGCTCGACGGCGGTGATCCAGCCGGGCGGTTCGATCCGCGACGACGAAGTGATCAAGGCCGCCGACGAAGCCGAGATCGCGATGGCCTTCACCGGCATGCGCCATTTCCGGCACTGA
- a CDS encoding class I SAM-dependent methyltransferase — MPQANKAARFWDRIARKYAKDPIADMAGYERTLEETRRYLKPSDSAFEFGCGTGTTALRLAPSVGHLTATDISSEMISIARAKAATEGVANVSFEVATPDASKFPEAAFDVGLGFNVLHLVAARDAALRGVHRLLKPRGLLISKTPCLAEMNPAIRLLVPLMQAFGKAPYVAFFSADELERAISDAGFEIIERARHGTKGKDVRPFIVARKM, encoded by the coding sequence ATGCCGCAGGCCAATAAAGCCGCACGTTTTTGGGACCGCATTGCGCGCAAATACGCCAAGGATCCGATCGCGGATATGGCGGGCTATGAGCGGACACTTGAGGAGACGCGCCGCTATCTGAAGCCGAGCGATTCCGCGTTTGAATTTGGCTGCGGCACGGGCACCACCGCGCTCAGGCTCGCGCCCTCTGTTGGCCACCTGACGGCGACCGACATCTCCAGCGAGATGATCTCCATTGCGCGCGCGAAGGCGGCGACGGAGGGCGTGGCGAACGTCTCGTTTGAAGTCGCCACGCCGGACGCCTCGAAATTTCCCGAAGCGGCGTTTGATGTCGGGCTCGGCTTCAATGTGCTCCACCTCGTAGCTGCGCGGGACGCTGCCTTGCGCGGCGTGCATCGTCTGCTCAAGCCAAGGGGCTTGCTTATCTCCAAGACGCCGTGCCTTGCGGAGATGAATCCCGCTATCCGTTTGCTGGTGCCGCTTATGCAAGCTTTCGGCAAAGCGCCCTATGTGGCGTTCTTCTCCGCCGACGAATTGGAGCGCGCAATCAGTGATGCGGGCTTTGAGATCATCGAGCGCGCACGGCATGGCACGAAAGGCAAGGACGTGCGGCCGTTCATCGTCGCGCGGAAGATGTGA
- a CDS encoding heparinase II/III family protein, with protein MSDIWRANPFHRMRLGDINAPDRINQWGDDPRVGDAERGRELGRGQWRIAAERMAGEHALPWRAPHPSRHFTARLHSFSWLIDLASIGASANGRIADLIDSWIADFGEWDELAWDPELTAERLFAWLCWGRPAFEMGAPEQRAALMRSAARQARMLMLAQSELNERHLGSIKAGAALILAGAAGFPDAIRLAEQGEEMLIEACAKQFFSDGGHLSRSPEALADALCDMVTACEMLEDPPQLVRDTMPKLANMLRMLRLGDGGLACFHGGSEDSAASVDAVLARVGGEPRNFQFATHTGYQRLEAGPLRVIFDVGTAPPLAYSERAHASALSFELSSENERIIVNVGATRELEPAARMAARVTNAHSTLVLADSLSAALEEPRRGKGPSRISGPTLDDVRRSSDESGITVQGRHDGYRDKFGLLHRRYLFIDHDGKNLRGIDEMIRPVKLKGPTWKKDIPYVARFHLHPDVRAKLVEHQMALLETRNGQRWRLRTDAPEISIEPSIYWGGPAPRESTQIVLTGAADPMGHGLAPPNRIRWALARA; from the coding sequence GTGAGCGACATCTGGCGCGCGAACCCGTTTCACCGCATGCGCTTGGGCGACATCAATGCGCCCGACCGCATCAATCAATGGGGCGACGATCCGCGCGTGGGCGATGCCGAACGCGGACGCGAACTTGGTCGCGGCCAATGGCGCATCGCCGCTGAACGCATGGCTGGCGAACACGCCCTGCCGTGGCGCGCGCCGCATCCGTCACGACATTTCACAGCGCGGCTGCATTCGTTTTCGTGGCTGATCGATCTGGCGTCCATCGGCGCCTCCGCGAATGGACGCATCGCGGATCTCATCGATTCCTGGATCGCGGATTTCGGCGAATGGGACGAACTCGCTTGGGATCCTGAGCTTACCGCCGAGCGCTTGTTTGCGTGGCTCTGTTGGGGCCGGCCTGCGTTTGAGATGGGCGCGCCGGAGCAACGCGCTGCGCTGATGCGCTCCGCTGCGCGGCAAGCGCGCATGCTGATGCTGGCGCAAAGCGAATTGAACGAGCGCCATCTGGGTTCAATCAAAGCTGGCGCTGCGCTGATCCTCGCCGGCGCCGCTGGTTTTCCCGATGCGATCCGCCTCGCCGAGCAAGGCGAGGAAATGCTGATTGAGGCGTGCGCCAAGCAATTCTTCTCCGATGGCGGTCACCTCTCGCGCTCGCCCGAAGCCTTGGCCGATGCGCTTTGCGACATGGTCACGGCGTGCGAGATGCTGGAAGACCCGCCGCAGCTCGTGCGCGACACGATGCCGAAGCTCGCCAACATGCTGCGCATGTTGCGCTTGGGCGATGGCGGGCTCGCGTGCTTCCACGGCGGCTCGGAAGATTCCGCTGCTTCGGTTGACGCCGTGCTCGCGCGCGTAGGCGGAGAGCCGCGCAATTTTCAGTTCGCGACGCATACCGGCTATCAGCGCCTCGAAGCCGGGCCATTGCGCGTGATCTTCGATGTCGGCACGGCGCCGCCGCTCGCGTATTCCGAGCGTGCGCATGCTAGCGCACTTTCGTTTGAGCTTTCGAGCGAGAACGAGCGGATCATCGTCAATGTCGGCGCGACGCGCGAATTGGAGCCGGCCGCGCGCATGGCCGCGCGCGTTACCAACGCGCACTCCACACTCGTGCTCGCAGATTCGCTTTCCGCAGCACTCGAAGAACCACGCCGCGGCAAGGGCCCCTCGCGGATCTCCGGCCCCACGCTCGATGACGTGCGCCGCTCGTCCGACGAGAGCGGCATCACCGTGCAGGGCCGTCATGACGGCTATCGCGACAAATTTGGCCTGCTGCATCGGCGCTATCTCTTCATCGACCACGACGGCAAAAACCTGCGCGGCATCGACGAAATGATCCGCCCGGTGAAGCTCAAGGGTCCGACCTGGAAGAAGGATATTCCCTACGTCGCGCGCTTCCATCTGCACCCGGACGTGCGCGCCAAACTGGTCGAACACCAAATGGCGCTGCTGGAAACGCGGAACGGCCAACGCTGGCGCCTGCGCACCGACGCGCCGGAAATCAGCATCGAACCATCCATCTATTGGGGCGGCCCCGCCCCGCGCGAGAGCACGCAAATCGTGCTCACCGGCGCAGCAGACCCCATGGGCCACGGCCTCGCCCCACCCAACCGTATCCGCTGGGCGCTGGCGCGGGCGTAG
- the rpe gene encoding ribulose-phosphate 3-epimerase, translating into MTRTLIAPSILAADFSKLGEEVRAAEAAGADMIHVDVMDGHFVPNISIGPSVVKSIRPNSKLPFDVHLMIAPVDPYIQAFRDAGADIITVHPEAGPHVHRTLQAIKATGAKAGISLNPGTPTEGIDPVIDLIDLVLVMSVNPGFGGQSFIETALPKIEKLRKKIDATGRDIILEVDGGVNAKTAPRVIAAGATALVAGTAVYGGDPSAYADNIARLRAPA; encoded by the coding sequence ATGACGCGCACGCTCATTGCACCTTCGATCCTTGCAGCGGATTTTTCCAAATTGGGCGAGGAAGTTCGCGCGGCGGAGGCCGCCGGCGCCGACATGATCCATGTCGACGTGATGGACGGCCACTTCGTACCGAACATATCGATTGGCCCAAGCGTGGTGAAATCGATCCGCCCAAACTCGAAACTGCCGTTCGACGTGCATTTGATGATCGCGCCGGTCGATCCCTACATCCAAGCGTTCCGCGACGCGGGGGCCGACATCATCACCGTGCATCCCGAAGCCGGCCCGCACGTGCACCGCACGCTGCAAGCTATCAAGGCGACGGGCGCGAAGGCGGGCATCTCGCTCAATCCGGGCACGCCGACGGAAGGCATCGATCCGGTGATTGATCTTATCGACCTGGTGCTGGTGATGAGCGTGAACCCTGGCTTCGGCGGGCAGAGCTTTATCGAAACCGCGCTGCCGAAGATCGAGAAACTGCGAAAGAAGATCGACGCCACCGGTCGCGACATCATTCTCGAAGTCGACGGCGGCGTGAACGCCAAGACCGCGCCGCGCGTGATCGCCGCTGGCGCCACAGCGCTTGTCGCGGGCACCGCTGTTTATGGCGGCGATCCGAGCGCTTACGCTGACAACATCGCGCGCTTGAGAGCGCCGGCCTGA